The genomic DNA GCTATATGCAAATCGGTGGTTCCGTATTCCTCCATATGTCGGCGTGCTTTCATCGCCCAGTAACTCGGGTTGGTACTCAGGCCCATCTGGATCTGCCATTTTTCATAAAGCATCGAAGGGTCCATAAATCCCCGGGTCATTTTTTCCACCCCCAGCACCAGGACATTGTCAAACTGACCGGATTGTATACCGATAATTCCTTGTCTCAGAGCGACTCCACCGCTGGCGCAAGCGGCTTCCACGTCGGCGATCGGGATTCCCGTTCTCCCCAGAGGGGCCAGGATTCTTGCTCCCGAGGTGGCCGGCAGGTACATTTCGGCAACGTAGCCGGCTTCTATATCCCGCCAGGACATATTGGCATCTTTCAGGGCCATTCGGGCGGCTTCTCGTCCTATTTCCGCATAGGGCTTTCCATCGAATCTTCCAAATTTGTGGATACCTATCCCCACGATAGCTATTTCTCTCATAACCACTCCTTCCTAAACCGGTTTAAACTTGAAGGACATGACTTCATTTCCCGCGTCATCGACATAGAGGACGTCTACAACCAGCTTCCATACCGACCCGATCGTTACCTGATCAATGTCACAGCCGGTCAGCGGTGATAAAACCCTGATCCCTTCCGGCAGTTCAATCAGCCCTTCGGCAAAAGGAACAAAAGGCTCCGGGCCTTTATAATCGCCCGGTGGGCGGTTCCTGATAACCGTATAGGTCCACAATGTGCCCTTATCCCCAAGAATTATTTCTCCCATATCCTCGTTGGCGCAGTTTCCGCAGGACAGATGTTTTCCTAAAAAAACCTCCCCACAGACGTGACATTGACACCCCTTCAATCTCACCTGGTCTGATGGAAAAAGCGGGTCCGTAAAAATATCATCCCTGACAGCAACCCTGTTTCGCTGCTTTGTCTCACTCATCAGTTACCTCCCTATTCTATCCGCACGGGTTCTTTATTGACCTTTGAAAACAACCTATTGACCACACCACTGATTCATTTAAAAATGGATGAAAAAATATATTCTTTGCCTGTCCGGATGTGATCCCGGACCAAGTCCTTGGCCTTCTTTTGATCCCCAGAGACGAAGGCGTTAAAGATTTGTTGATGCTCTATAACAACGTTTCGTGCCCGGCCGGCCCTTAAACCTTCGATGCGATGGCGTAAGAAAATCCTTTGATAGATCTCCCGGAAGTAGTCGGTCAGGTAAGGGTTTTCAGCCATATGGACATAGGTCGCATGAAATTCCTGATCGAGGGTAAATCTACCCCGGCTCACTTGTTCGGCGACTGCCTCTTCATAGAGCCTTTTCTGCTCCTCCAATACCTTTAATTTCTGGGGCGTTTGCTTCTGAATGGCATTTTCGATGGCTCCCAATTCTAAAATTTCTCTTATTTCGTAAAGACAGGTCGCCTCTTCTTTAGAAATCTCGTGGACGGAGTATCCTTGATTAGGAACAAAATCCAAAAATCCTTCATTGGCCAAAATGCTCAAGGCATTATTCACCGGCGTCCGACTGACCCCCAATCGTTTGGCTAAATCAATAAAAACAAGCCGTTGCCCTGGAACGATCTGATAGTCAAACATCATCTCTTTGATATGCCGGTAAACCACCTGGGTCAGATTTTCATCACCGATCCAGTTTGAATCTATTTGCATTTTTTTTTCATACCCCATGATTTAAATCCTGTTTTGAAATTTAATTAAATATAGCATTATCCATGCAATCCGTCCGTTTTGGACAGTCCTTTTTTTATGAGTGGTAAAACCAGAAGGGCTATAAGGATGAACGCTGTTATCATCAGAACAAGGGCAATGGGGGGGCGGAGGAAGATCAAGAACCCTCCATTAGACATGGCCAGGGACTGGCGGAAAGCCCTCTCCAAAAGCGGCGTTAAGATAAAGGCAAAAACCAAGGGGACCGGATCATACTCAAATTTTCTCATCAGATACCCGATGACGCCGAAGATGGTCATGATCATAATTTCCTGGTAGTTGGACGACGTACTATAAGATCCGATTAAACAGAAGAGGAGAATGAGCGGGAATAAGACGGCGTAGGGAACCTTCAGCAATTTTACCCAAATGGCAATCAGGGGAAGATTCAGGACCACCAGCATAACATTGCCTACATACATGCTGGTGATAATCGCCCAAAAGACATCAGGCGATTTCGTCAAGAGAAGAGGGCCTGGCTGAAGCCCATGGCATAACAGGGCGGCCAGGACCAGGGCCATGACCGGGTTGGCGGGGATTCCAAGGGTTAACATGGGGATAAAGGCTGAACTCGTTGCGGCGTTGTTTGCCGTTTCCGGCCCAGCGACCCCCTCAATGGCCCCTTTTCCAAATTGCTCAGGGTGCTTCGAAATCCGTTTCTCCACGGCATAGGAGGCAAAAGAGGAAAGCGTCGCGCTCCCCCCCGGCAAAAGCCCCAAGAAAAAACCGAGTATCGTCCCCCTTCCGATAGGGCCCAGTGAAGCCTTCCAGTCCGCAAGATTCGGAAGCAGATTCTTTACCCTGGTGGTAAAAAGAATCCGTTCGAAGGTCGATTCAAGGTTCGTCAGGACTTCTGCGATCCCGAATAAACCCATGACCATGGGCACCAAAGGCACGCCATCCATAAGGGTCAGGTTTCCAAAGGTAAACCGTGATTCCCCGGTCACCAGATCGTTGCCGATTTGCCCGAGGAATAACCCCAAAAAAATAATCAGCAAGGCCTTGAGTCTCGACCCCGATCCTATATAAATCAGGATGGAAAACCCGCAAAGAATCATGGCAAAATACTCCGGCGGGCCGAATTGAAGTGCGAATTCAGCCAGCGGCGGTGCCAGAAGCATAAGGCCCAGGACACCGATTGTGCCGCCGATAAATGATCCGAAGGCCGACATGCCCAGGGCCACCCCGGCTCTCCCCTGCCGGGCCATCTGGTAGCCGTCTATGCAGGTGACCACCGAAGCTGACTCACCTGGAATGTTGACCAGAATAGAGGTAGTCGATCCGCCATACATCGATCCATAATAGATGCCCGCCAGCAAAATCATCGCATCAGCCGCACTCATGCCGATGCTCACCGGAAGAAGTATGGCGACGGTTGCCGATGGCCCGATACCGGGAAGAACACCTATCAGGGTTCCGATCAGTACCCCAAGGAAACAAAAGAGTAACGACCCGGGCTGCAAGACAATTGAAAAGCCATAGAGAATATTATGCACTATATCCATATTATATTCCTAATGACCCCACCGGAAGCTGGACCTTCAGCCATACCTTAAATAAAAGATAGGTGATGGCAGCAGTCAGGATTGCCCCTCCCAGGGATATTTTTAAGCTCAGCCCCCCAACCGCCTTGTATAATATAAATAAAATCAAAAGGGTGACCGGGAGAAAACCCAGCCAATCAATGGTGAGGGCATAAAGGAACATGATCACCACGGTAATAACACACTTGTAGTGCCATAACCTCTTGTCCTTACCAAGCGGTTCTCGACCCGCGGGGGTGGACATCAGGAGAAACTTGATAAACATTCCACCGGAGATGATGCCCATCAGGATTCCAGTAATGAGAGGGAATAATCCCGGACCGGGGTCTCCGAATGTTCCCACATGGATTCGCAGGGAAACACCGGTGATAAAAACCCCGCAACCCAGAAAGACGAGGCTGCTAATCAGGTCGTATCTTCGCATGGCTTTCGCTCCTAATGAAGCCTTCAGCAGTTAGCGATCAGCATTCGCCTAACCCACTATCATCAAAAGGTTTTGCTGAAAGCTAAAAGCTGATGGCTGACCGCTCCATCCGGAAGGGTGTATTTTCGGGATGGATACTATCGACCCTTGAATTTCGGCTGGCGCTTTTCACGCCAGGCGTTCATGGCTTCGTTACGATCTTCGGTGAGGTGAGCGACCGTCTGGACCGCCCCGGCCAGCTCTACCCCGGTACGGAATTCCATATTAAGACCGCGATAGACCATCATCTTGGCCAGTTTTATAGCGATCGGCGGGTTGGCCGTATAACTTTTCGCCATCTTTAGGGCTTCCATTCTCAGGCTGTGTGCGGGGACCACTTTGTTAAATACGCCGATCTTTTCCCCCTCTTCAGCCTCAATAAAACGGCCGCTGAAAATAATGTCCAGCGCACGTCCCAGACCCACGATCCTGGGCCAGAGCCAAAATCCACCCGCAGCAGGAATAACGCCACGCTTTATCCAGATGGAAGCGACCCTGGTGTTTTCGCAGGCTATCCGGATATCGCAGGAGAGGGTCAAATCACAGCCCATCCCAATGGCCAGGCCATTGATGGCGGCTATGGTCGGGATTTTAAGACCCTGCAGTCCGCACATCAGGGGGACGACGGAATCCCGGTATCCTTGCAGGAAAGCCTCAGGAGGGGCCGTGTCCTTATCCCATTCGAGCGCCTGGTCGTCTTTTTTGACATCGGCTCCGGCACAAAACGCTTTGTCGCCGGCGCCGGTTATGATCAAGGCCCTGATGCTATCGTCTTTGTTAAGGCCATCCACGACAGAAAAAACCTCCCGGACCAATGTGTCATTGACGGCGTTGAACCGGTCAGGGCGGTTCAGGGTAAGGATGCCGATATCCTCCACCTTTTCCCAAATAATAGTTTCAAAATTCTTCACCATGAATCACCTTCATAGTTCCTTATATTTTAAGAATGATAAAACCGGGTGGCCCTCCCGGCGGAGCCGGGAGAGGGCCAGGGGAATTTAACGATTCGGCACATAAATGCCCATCCCCTTGGTAATTTTACGGAATTCATCCCTTCGATAATTATTCTGTTTAATGACTTCTTCGGCACTTAAAAAGCTGGATAACATTTCAAATTTTTGAAGCAGCTCCTCTATCTCCTGGCCATATTTGGCAAAAACCTTCTGGTTAACCTCAGTAAGTTTGTTTATAATCTCCTTAGGGGTTCCCTTGGGGGCACACAAAAAATAATAGGAGTTCATAAATATCGGGTAACCTAATTCAGCCAGAGTGGGTATGTTTGGATAATCCTTAAGGCCTTTCTTTTCGGCAATCGCCAAAACGTCCATTTTCCCCGCCTTATAAAGCCCGGATGTCCCCGCAACGCAGACCAGATCTATGTGCCCTCCCAGAAGTGCGGTCAGGGCCTCCGCGTTCCCGGGGAAGGGGACCATCTTTAAATCAATGCCCGCCTGCTCACAGAGCAGCTTCATGACGAAATGGTTAAAGCTGTTGACGCTTTGGGTTGAGTAGGTATACTTTCCGGGATTTTTCTTCGCATCGGCGATCATGTCTTTCAATGAATGCCAGCGTCCCTTCTTGCAGCTTATGGTTGTGGGGGCGTAGCCATATCCGACAATCGGGATGAAGTCTTCCAACGTATAGGACAAGTCGCGGTTTATCAATGGGGCTATCAAAAGAGGACTGTCCGACCCCGTGAAAAGAGTGTATCCGTCCGGTTTGGCTTTAGCCACCGTGGTGGCTGCCAGGGTAGCGCCCCCTCCGGGCTTGTGTTCAACCGTAATGGGGTGTTCCATAAACTCCGACATCCTTTTGGCTATCAGCGTGGAGACCGTACTCGCCGGCCCTCCCGGGGGAAAACCCACTATCAGCTTAATCGGATGGTTTGGATAGGTTGCTGCCATGGAACCCTGAGCTCCGAATAAACAACCGCAGACCATGGCCATGATCAGCACCGAGGCATTGACCCTTTTTCCTTTTTTCATCTCTTGATCTCCTTTCCCGCTATTAAGTTTATGAAGACACACTTTATTTTTAAGCCCAAAGTTCACACCATTTCTTTCGGATGGCCTTCAAGTCCTCGGGGGGACTCTTGGTGGCCTTGGCGAATTTATCCTTCCAATGCCAGGGACGGCAGGCGATGATTTGCGCCGTGGAATGGGTTAAGTCGCCCTTCTCACGTTTCTCCGGTGACATCATGGGGTTGGTCTCCGAACATCGGGTATGGGTGGCGATGTCAATGGACTCGATCGGATTGGTCCTGGTGCCGAGGGCCCAGAGGAGCTCGGAGAGGTTGGAAGGGTCGATATCCTCATCGACGACAATGCAGTAACGCATGTGCAGCGACGTGGCTTGAAAGGCATTCAAAAGCTGCAGCGTCTGCTTGGCGTGTCCGGCATACTCCTGCTTTATGGAGGCGGCAATAATGGAGTTGGCACCCCCCTCCCCGACAACCCATACGCCCTGTACACCGGGAACCTGCCTTTCCAATTCCGACCAGACCAGCGCTGAGCGCCAGAGATGACGGCCCAGAGTCCAAATTCTGGGGTGTACCATGGCCAGGGTCCCCTGGATAATGGGTTGGTTGCGGTGCAGCACGGCCTTCACGCGGAAGATCGGCTGCGGCCGCTGGCCGCCGGCATAATAGCCGGCCCACTCACCGAAGGGCCCCTCTAACACCGTTCCGGCCTCCGGCGGCAGGAGTTCGCCTTCGAAAACAATCTCGGCAGTGGCCGGGATAGGAAGGTCGGTGGTGATACCCTTGACGACCTCAATGGGCGCCCCCTTGAGACCACCGGCAAAGTCAAGTTCCGGAACTCCCCAGGGTAAGGTCCAATCGGCACCGGCAAAAACCAGCGGCTCCTGCCCGAAGGTAATGGCTACCGGACACCCCTGGCCCTTAGCCCAATATTTCCGTCTCATCATATCACCGTGGTGTCCCCTGGCCATGAAGACCGTAGCCGTGTTGCGGTCATGCACCTGGACCCGCTGCGAGGCGAGATTGACCCAGCCCTCGTCAGGATCACGGGTGATGGTTACCGCCATGGTGCCGATGTATCGTCCGCCATCCCCCGGGCGCCACCAGGGTGTCGGAAATTTCAGGATGTCCACCTCGTCACCGGTGAAAACATTCTCCAGCACCGGGCCGGTCTTGACCTCAACCGGCGGGAGATGGGGCACCCCCCTGCCCAATCGTTCCTTGATGGCCCGCACCAGCCCCATGCCCCTGAGTTCTTCAGGGAGGCCAAAGCACATAGCCACCCGGTGGTCCGTACTGAACAGGTTGGTGGCTACCCGATAGCCCGGCTCGCTCCCCTTAATATTGTCGAAGAGCAGTATTCTCGGGCTGGGTAATCCGGCCTCGACTTCGGTGATCCAACCGATCTCAAAGTTCCAATCAGCGCCATCGACCCGCCTAACCTCACCGGATTCTTCAGACTTGGCAATAAACCCACGAAGATCGTTGAACATCGATCATTTCCTCTCTTGTTTTGATAGGTATCGTCCCTACAGAGGGGGACTGGCGATTATCTTTTCTCCTCGGCCTTAAGCTTCCTGACGACGTCCGCGCGGAGCACCTTTTTGAGGATCTTGAAGTTCTCCATCGGTATTTCATCAACATACTCGAGCCGTTCCGGTATCTTGTAGGGAGCAATCTTTTTGCTCTTCAGGAAGTCCTTCATTTCTTCAAAGGTCAATTTCTCTTGCCCCTTAACAACGACATAGGCGCAGGCCTTTTCCCCCATGATGGGGTCCGGCATGGCCACCACCGCGGCCTTGTCCACATTAGGATGAGTGACCAGCAACTCCTCAATCTCGATGGGGTAGATATTCTGCCCTCCCCGGATAATGACGTCCTTCTTGCGCCCGGATATGACGAGGTTTCCGTTTTTATCCATTTTGACAATATCGCCGCTGTGGAACCAGCCTTCCTTGCCCAGAGTCCCCCAAGCCTCGAGGGTTTTTGCCAGGTCACGGTAATAGCCCGCCGTGGTCAAGGGCCCACGATAAATCAATTCCCCTTCCTGTCCGGCCGGGACCTCGTTACCATTGTCATCGACTACTTTCAGTTCCACCCCGGGGTAGGGTTTGCCCATGGTCGTGCGACGGGTTTCAACGTCATCATCTATCGCCGTCCCGGAAACCCCACCGCCATCGAATGAACCGTACCCGTTGAGGATAGGCACCCCTAATTTTTTCTCCGCCTCAATAATCAAAACTTGATCCAGCGGAGAAG from Deltaproteobacteria bacterium includes the following:
- a CDS encoding OB-fold domain-containing protein, whose protein sequence is MSETKQRNRVAVRDDIFTDPLFPSDQVRLKGCQCHVCGEVFLGKHLSCGNCANEDMGEIILGDKGTLWTYTVIRNRPPGDYKGPEPFVPFAEGLIELPEGIRVLSPLTGCDIDQVTIGSVWKLVVDVLYVDDAGNEVMSFKFKPV
- a CDS encoding GntR family transcriptional regulator, whose product is MQIDSNWIGDENLTQVVYRHIKEMMFDYQIVPGQRLVFIDLAKRLGVSRTPVNNALSILANEGFLDFVPNQGYSVHEISKEEATCLYEIREILELGAIENAIQKQTPQKLKVLEEQKRLYEEAVAEQVSRGRFTLDQEFHATYVHMAENPYLTDYFREIYQRIFLRHRIEGLRAGRARNVVIEHQQIFNAFVSGDQKKAKDLVRDHIRTGKEYIFSSIFK
- a CDS encoding tripartite tricarboxylate transporter permease; translation: MDIVHNILYGFSIVLQPGSLLFCFLGVLIGTLIGVLPGIGPSATVAILLPVSIGMSAADAMILLAGIYYGSMYGGSTTSILVNIPGESASVVTCIDGYQMARQGRAGVALGMSAFGSFIGGTIGVLGLMLLAPPLAEFALQFGPPEYFAMILCGFSILIYIGSGSRLKALLIIFLGLFLGQIGNDLVTGESRFTFGNLTLMDGVPLVPMVMGLFGIAEVLTNLESTFERILFTTRVKNLLPNLADWKASLGPIGRGTILGFFLGLLPGGSATLSSFASYAVEKRISKHPEQFGKGAIEGVAGPETANNAATSSAFIPMLTLGIPANPVMALVLAALLCHGLQPGPLLLTKSPDVFWAIITSMYVGNVMLVVLNLPLIAIWVKLLKVPYAVLFPLILLFCLIGSYSTSSNYQEIMIMTIFGVIGYLMRKFEYDPVPLVFAFILTPLLERAFRQSLAMSNGGFLIFLRPPIALVLMITAFILIALLVLPLIKKGLSKTDGLHG
- a CDS encoding tripartite tricarboxylate transporter TctB family protein; protein product: MRRYDLISSLVFLGCGVFITGVSLRIHVGTFGDPGPGLFPLITGILMGIISGGMFIKFLLMSTPAGREPLGKDKRLWHYKCVITVVIMFLYALTIDWLGFLPVTLLILFILYKAVGGLSLKISLGGAILTAAITYLLFKVWLKVQLPVGSLGI
- a CDS encoding enoyl-CoA hydratase/isomerase family protein, producing MVKNFETIIWEKVEDIGILTLNRPDRFNAVNDTLVREVFSVVDGLNKDDSIRALIITGAGDKAFCAGADVKKDDQALEWDKDTAPPEAFLQGYRDSVVPLMCGLQGLKIPTIAAINGLAIGMGCDLTLSCDIRIACENTRVASIWIKRGVIPAAGGFWLWPRIVGLGRALDIIFSGRFIEAEEGEKIGVFNKVVPAHSLRMEALKMAKSYTANPPIAIKLAKMMVYRGLNMEFRTGVELAGAVQTVAHLTEDRNEAMNAWREKRQPKFKGR
- a CDS encoding tripartite tricarboxylate transporter substrate binding protein, whose translation is MKKGKRVNASVLIMAMVCGCLFGAQGSMAATYPNHPIKLIVGFPPGGPASTVSTLIAKRMSEFMEHPITVEHKPGGGATLAATTVAKAKPDGYTLFTGSDSPLLIAPLINRDLSYTLEDFIPIVGYGYAPTTISCKKGRWHSLKDMIADAKKNPGKYTYSTQSVNSFNHFVMKLLCEQAGIDLKMVPFPGNAEALTALLGGHIDLVCVAGTSGLYKAGKMDVLAIAEKKGLKDYPNIPTLAELGYPIFMNSYYFLCAPKGTPKEIINKLTEVNQKVFAKYGQEIEELLQKFEMLSSFLSAEEVIKQNNYRRDEFRKITKGMGIYVPNR
- a CDS encoding UbiD family decarboxylase, coding for MFNDLRGFIAKSEESGEVRRVDGADWNFEIGWITEVEAGLPSPRILLFDNIKGSEPGYRVATNLFSTDHRVAMCFGLPEELRGMGLVRAIKERLGRGVPHLPPVEVKTGPVLENVFTGDEVDILKFPTPWWRPGDGGRYIGTMAVTITRDPDEGWVNLASQRVQVHDRNTATVFMARGHHGDMMRRKYWAKGQGCPVAITFGQEPLVFAGADWTLPWGVPELDFAGGLKGAPIEVVKGITTDLPIPATAEIVFEGELLPPEAGTVLEGPFGEWAGYYAGGQRPQPIFRVKAVLHRNQPIIQGTLAMVHPRIWTLGRHLWRSALVWSELERQVPGVQGVWVVGEGGANSIIAASIKQEYAGHAKQTLQLLNAFQATSLHMRYCIVVDEDIDPSNLSELLWALGTRTNPIESIDIATHTRCSETNPMMSPEKREKGDLTHSTAQIIACRPWHWKDKFAKATKSPPEDLKAIRKKWCELWA